In a genomic window of Brassica rapa cultivar Chiifu-401-42 chromosome A10, CAAS_Brap_v3.01, whole genome shotgun sequence:
- the LOC103848375 gene encoding protein FAR-RED ELONGATED HYPOCOTYL 3-like yields the protein MRKVITVDATFLEIVKGGVLIIATAQDPNRHHYPIAFSVVDGEKNASWNWFFTTLKTVIPDSTELVFVSDRNTSLIKAVAEVYPMSKHGYCIWHLSHNVKGHVKYDRDEVAEQFRKVPQVYSEAEFEQQYQEFRERYLWCATYLDKSVDVKNWAKCHFPGARCNIDTSNCAESWNALFEKARKMSLLPMLDTVFDKMAEWFNRHRTDAVAGPSSRKLVPLVENKLHKRVPKGEKLQVTLLNNFKLEYNVIGKDGKTYLVDLQNKTCSCRKFDIDKYPCVHAIGTAIKCLKHDRPIKLSDMYDVISPYYLISVRALAYRRTIYPDSHMSDWIIPKEVKEKCPLPPEYGKKEELRKKVSFRRRKSAPS from the coding sequence ATGAGGAAAGTCATCACTGTGGATGCAACTTTTCTGGAAATTGTTAAAGGTGGTGTTTTAATTATTGCCACGGCTCAGGATCCAAACCGTCACCATTATCCTATAGCTTTTAGTGTCGTTGATGGGGAGAAAAATGCAAGCTGGAATTGGTTTTTCACAACGCTGAAAACTGTTATACCGGATTCGACGGAATTGGTGTTCGTTTCAGACAGAAATACAAGTCTCATTAAAGCCGTTGCTGAAGTGTATCCGATGTCTAAACATGGGTATTGTATCTGGCATCTTTCGCACAATGTGAAAGGTCATGTCAAATACGACAGAGACGAGGTTGCAGAACAATTCAGGAAAGTTCCACAAGTTTATTCAGAGGCTGAGTTTGAACAGCAGTATCAAGAGTTTAGGGAGAGGTATCTATGGTGTGCTACGTATCTTGATAAAAGTGTCGATGTCAAAAATTGGGCGAAGTGTCATTTCCCCGGTGCAAGGTGCAACATAGACACTTCTAATTGTGCGGAGTCTTGGAATGCGCTATTTGAAAAGGCACGAAAGATGTCTTTACTGCCTATGCTTGATACAGTTTTTGACAAAATGGCTGAGTGGTTCAACAGACATAGGACGGATGCAGTAGCCGGACCGTCATCTCGAAAATTGGTTCCTTTAGTGGAGAACAAATTGCATAAGAGAGTACCGAAAGGTGAAAAACTACAAGTGACTCTGCTGAATAATTTTAAGCTTGAATACAATGTTATTGGAAAAGACGGGAAAACTTATTTGGTGGATTTGCAGAATAAAACGTGCAGTTGCAGGAAGTTTGATATAGATAAATACCCATGTGTCCATGCAATAGGCACTGCCATTAAGTGTTTAAAGCATGATAGACCAATAAAGTTGAGTGACATGTATGATGTAATCTCGCCTTATTACTTGATTAGTGTGAGGGCTTTGGCGTACCGAAGGACTATATATCCAGACTCTCATATGTCTGATTGGATCATTCCAAAAGAAGTCAAGGAAAAGTGTCCCTTACCTCCAGAGTACGGAAAAAAGGAAGAACTCAGGAAAAAGGTTTCCTTCCGCAGGAGAAAGTCGGCCCCGTCCTAA
- the LOC103848372 gene encoding glycine-rich cell wall structural protein — MEMFLRRGWIVVCVFMLLMSTQVLGKLSSKDDHAKSKHRHHNNKRDGASGGGGAGGSIGAGGGAGGGIGVGGGIGGGGSAGGGGGIGSGGGVGGGGGGSGTGGNGGSCAGGHGGGGCGSGGGGGRGSGGTGGGVGGGGGVGIGGGIGGGVGGSAGGGGGGSVGGGGRGGGRGSGGSGAGGIGGGGGGSIGGGGGVGGSIGGGGGAGGGVGGGAGGGVGGSIGGGGGSGGGLGGGAGGFGGGGVGGGAGGIGGGGVGGGVGGGAGGSGGGGAGGAVGGGVGGGVGGGVGGGVGDGVGGGVGGGGGGAIGGGVGGGAGGGIGGGGRGGGRGSGGAGGGVGAGGGIGGGVGGGGRGGGRGSGGAGGGVGGGGGVGGGVGGGGRGVGGGGAGGGVGGGVGGGVGAGGGVGGGAGAGGGGGGAVGGGAGGNAGGGVGAGGGAGGGVGGGVGGGGGFGSGVGGGGGGGLGGGGGIGGGGGVGGGVGGGANVGVGVGAGGGAGGGAGGGLAGGGGVGGGVGGGANVGVGVGAGGGAGGGAGGGGGGGIGN; from the coding sequence ATGGAGATGTTTTTGAGAAGGGGCTGGATAGTGGTGTGTGTGTTTATGTTACTGATGTCGACTCAAGTGTTGGGAAAATTATCTAGCAAAGATGATCATGCCAAGAGCAAACACCGACATCACAATAACAAAAGAGACGGTGCTAGTGGAGGTGGAGGTGCTGGAGGTAGTATCGGAGCAGGAGGTGGTGCTGGCGGTGGCATTGGAGTTGGAGGAGGCATAGGCGGTGGTGGTAGTgctggtggaggtggtggtaTTGGATCCGGAGGAGGAGTTGGTGGTGGAGGGGGTGGAAGTGGTACTGGTGGTAATGGTGGAAGCTGTGCTGGTGGTCATGGTGGTGGTGGATGTggtagtggtggtggtggtggacgtGGTAGTGGTGGTACTGGGGGAGGTGTAGGTGGAGGTGGTGGCGTTGGAATTGGAGGGGGAATTGGTGGTGGTGTAGGTGGAAGCGCGGGTGGAGGTGGAGGCGGTAGTGTTGGTGGAGGAGGACGTGGTGGTGGACGGGGTAGTGGGGGATCTGGTGCTGGTGGAATTGGCGGTGGAGGTGGTGGAAGTATTGGCGGTGGAGGAGGTGTTGGTGGTTCGattggaggtggtggtggtgccgGAGGTGGAGTAGGTGGTGGTGCTGGAGGAGGTGTTGGTGGTTCGattggaggtggtggtggttccGGAGGTGGATTAGGTGGTGGTGCTGGTGGCTTTGGTGGAGGTGGAGTAGGTGGTGGTGCTGGTGGCATTGGTGGAGGTGGTGTTGGAGGTGGAGTAGGTGGTGGAGCAGGTGGCTCTGGTGGAGGTGGTGCTGGAGGTGCAGTAGGTGGTGGTGTCGGAGGTGGTGTTGGAGGTGGAGTAGGTGGTGGTGTCGGAGATGGAGTAGGTGGTGGTGtcggaggtggtggtggtggtgctaTCGGAGGTGGAGTAGGTGGTGGTGCAGGTGGTGGTATTGGTGGAGGAGGTCGTGGTGGTGGACGTGGTAGCGGTGGAGCTGGCGGTGGTGTAGGAGCCGGAGGAGGAATTGGTGGTGGAGTTGGTGGAGGAGGCCGTGGTGGTGGACGTGGTAGCGGTGGAGCTGGCGGTGGAGTAGGAGGTGGAGGAGGAGTCGGTGGTGGAGTTGGTGGAGGAGGCCGTGGTGTTGGTGGTGGAGGTGCTGGCGGTGGTGTAGGAGGTGGAGTTGGCGGTGGTGTAGGAGCAGGAGGTGGAGTTGGCGGAGGTGCTGGAGCAGgcggtggaggtggtggtgcCGTGGGAGGTGGTGCCGGAGGAAATGCTGGAGGCGGAGTAGGCGCTGGTGGTGGTGCAGGTGGTGGAGTAGGAGGTGGTGTAGGTGGTGGAGGCGGTTTTGGCAGTGGTGTTGGAGGGGGTGGAGGTGGAGGActtggcggtggtggtggtataggtggtggtggaggagtgGGAGGTGGTGTAGGAGGTGGAGCAAATGTTGGTGTAGGAGTTGGAGCAGGAGGCGGTGCAGGAGGAGGAGCTGGTGGTGGTCTAGCGGGTGGAGGAGGAGTCGGCGGTGGTGTAGGAGGCGGAGCAAATGTTGGTGTAGGAGTTGGAGCTGGAGGTGGTGCAGGAGGAGGAGCTGGTGGTGGTGGGGGTGGTGGCATTGGTAACTGA